The DNA region CTTCctgtccccatcccaccccattcCGCCGCGCCCTCCTgcatccccccgcccccggccctgcccccctccccaccctggaaCCCGCCCCGGACCCCCGCCGGGCCCTCccgcctccccccagccctgccccactccccatCCCGGACCCCAGCCgggccccactccccaccccaccccccccgaCCCCACCCCGGACCCCAGCCGGGCCCTCCCGCCTCCTCCCAGCGGGGCCGCCGCTCCCTAACCCTTcccgcctcccccgccccgctCTGCCCCCCTCCGCACCCGGGAccccgcccgcccctcccccccaggaccCCCGGCCCGCCCGTGCCCGTGCCCCGCCACCTGGGGTCGCTGACGAGCAGCAGCACGGAGCCGTCCTGCAGGCGCACGTCGCGCACCGTCTGGTGGTCGTCCAGCCGCCGCGCGTTGTAGTAGAAGGTGCGCTTCCAGGAGCACACGCCCTGGCCCACGAGCTGCGCGCGCAGGTCGCTGAGCGTGTCCCGCGGCCGCACGGTGAGCGGCAGCAGCAGCGCCTCGTCCGCCAGGTGCACCTTGATGTGGTAGCGCTTCCAGCGCGACAGGCCCCGCCGCAGCCCCTCCATGGCGCCCGCGCggcgccccggccccggcccggaCCCCGCGCCCGTCCGCCCGCCCGACCGGCCCTGCCGCCCGCCCCCGcgccggcccgcccgcccgcctggGCACGCCCGGCAAGCAGGCGGGGGCCCCGGAGGGCGGGACGCGGCGGCGCCGGGCCCGGGCCCCGGGCTGCGGCCGAGACGTGGCGGTGCCTCCCGCGCGCCGGGCGGACGGACGCGCCCGGGGGACCTGCGGCCGAAAGGCACAGAAAGGAGACGCGCAATGGAGATAAATATGTACGGACACGGTGCCTCGGATCGCGGGAAGGgccagggagggaaaggaggaagagaggagattgGCGGGCTATTTTAGACCGAGATGAGGGTCAAGGGAGGTCTCTCTCAGGAGGTGGCGTTTGGATTGAGTCGTGAAGGACCAGGAGTGCCTCGGCTGTGAAGAGGGTCCTGGTTGAGAGTACTGCAGGCGGAGCCGGGAAccgccagtgcaaaggccctggggcaggacccCCGCCAGGCCTGTTGGGGGAAGGCGGGGAGGAGGCCCTGTGGCTggaacggagggagggagggagggagagagagagagggagaagggagggcggCGAGGTTAAAAGGGCAGGTTGGAGCGGGGAGGAGGACTTGGGCTTTTACCCCAAGGGATGTGGGAGCCCTGGAAGGCTATGGTCAGAGGAGGGAAGTGACCCACGTTTGTgtttgttattcatttattccctTATTTCCTTCAAGACACAttcagcaagcacctactgtgtgtctggGCTGGCTTGGGCTGGGCAGTGCTGCTCACCAGAAAGATCCCAACTTAGGGCCCCTCCCTCAAAGGTTTTCTAGTTGGGGAGATGGGGACAGATAGCAGGACACAGACACTCCCAGCCCTATGTGGTCAAGGCTTAAGTAGGAGATCCCAGGCTGAGAAAGGCCAGTAGGTGGGGATGGCTTCCCAGATGGGTGGGCATTGGGGCTTGGTCTCTGGCTGATGAGTGGGAGTTCAACACTCCCAGGAAGGAGGCCCAACTATTAGTTCAGTGTGTGCCTAGTAGGGAAAATCAGGAGTCAAGACTTAAAGCCACTAGCAGCCACAGGAGGCTGTGAGCAGGGCATCACCCAGCCCCAATTCCTTGCTTGTCTTCTTCCACCCTTGCAATCCCTTTCTCAGGCCCAGCTAGTCTCTACAGTCACGCTTACCCAAGCACCCTCTTCccagaagccttctctgattgCTGCCTGTCCCTACCCACTGACATACCTGCCAGGACAGGACTGACCAGTTCTGGGTATCCAGGATTCTGGCTTGACCTCAATGACTCTATGTCTGGACTTAGAAGCCAGTTTCACTGGGCCCACTGGGAAGTCCTTTAGCAGTGGccgggagggtgggaggagggagggagggagggaggctgagtcCAGAACAAGACAGAGAGTGGACTCCAatcctgaccctgaccctgacccttgAAAGTTCCTGAGGAAGGAACCTACCCTCCCTTGTCCTCGAGGTCCCCATCCATTTAGTGGGATTGTTATGAGGATACACTGCTGCCGGTGAAGCATCTAGAATGTTCCTGAAGCGTAGTCTCTCACTAATTGGCTCTGCTGAGAGAATAGTCACAGAGAAGTGCAATTTGACTCCTCAAAGAaaagcagataaaaacaaaaatagcaaaacagAAAAGGCGCCTGCTAAGCGACAGATGGTGTTCCGGGTGTTcgagtaaaaaaaataataataaaagcttccCTTAATTCTCACATGACGCTAttatctcccattttacagatgagtaaactgaggcatagagaggatAAGTGACTTCCCTAAGGATACGCCGTGaaaaatggcagagccagaaccCTAGCCAGACACTAGCCACCCACCTCCAGCAATCATGCTGATGTCCCTCATACAATCATCAGACTTCAGATGCAGATTGTAAAGGTGACTAAAagccaggcgcctgggtggctcagtcagttaaacatcggactcatgatttcagctcaggtcatgatctcagggtggtgagattatgccccgcgtcaggctccgtgctggacgtggagagtctctctttccctcaccccctgcccctatcccccacccctgctggcacactctctcaaaaaacCAGGAAGTgactaaaagcaaaataaatttcagatgggTCCCCACCCCCTAACAAtggtttccaaaaaaaaaaaaaaagagagagaaagagagaaactatAAAATGACTAGAAGAGAACATGGGAGTTCAAAATAGCAATCTCAGAGCGTTGAAGCATGACATTAAGCCCTAAAGCCTTTAATTAAAAGATTAGTAATTAACtgcatacaaatataaaattcctgcatacacacacacacacacacacacacacacacacacacgagggtCAATAGACAAAGTTAGGAAAACTTTTCCAAGACATGCTAGACAAAACGCCGATTTCCTAAATATGTAAAAAGCTTCCAGAGATCAATAAGGACcaacaacccaatagaaaacGCAGCAAAAGACATATAGTTCTTGAACAGGAAATACAAATGTCTTCTAAGCACATGAAAGGAACTTACTCTCACTCCTAGTAAACgagctataaaagaaaaactaccaaGAAACAcccttttttaaaactaaatctaTCAGGTTGTTTGAGATGAAAAAGGATAATTCACCATGTTGCTGGGGCCTAATTTGGGAAAAGGGCAATCTCACACATCGGGGTTCAGAGTGTGAAATGGCATCATCTTTCTGATAACAGCTATTGAAATGATAAGCTGGCTGTATCCCTTCTGGGAATCTGTCCATGCGCCCAAGGATAGATGATAGCACAAATGCTGAGCCATTTACACGTAATCCACAGCAAAGTATGAGGCTGAGCTCATTGCACAAAGgagggaaactaaggcccagagagggcaagtggCATAATGAGGGCCCAAGCTGGTGTGCACTCTTTCCAGGGCAGGTGGACAGGCTGGCTCTACCTGCAGAACCAGGTCACCACGGCCGcagccaccccccctcccctcagcagGCTAAGTCAGGCCTCATGCATCACAGTCACTGGTGTCTCTAACAGGTCAGACCAAGGCCCGGAGATGCCGGGCTTTAGCATAGGGAGGCCAAGCCAGCCACGCTGAGCCCAGTGAGTGCTGGGTGCCAGTTCTAATTAATTC from Ursus arctos isolate Adak ecotype North America unplaced genomic scaffold, UrsArc2.0 scaffold_14, whole genome shotgun sequence includes:
- the TINCR gene encoding TINCR ubiquitin domain containing — its product is MEGLRRGLSRWKRYHIKVHLADEALLLPLTVRPRDTLSDLRAQLVGQGVCSWKRTFYYNARRLDDHQTVRDVRLQDGSVLLLVSDPR